GCCAACTTCATGCATAAGGATGCGGATGATGCGCTCGATGCGGTGATTGGGGGATAACTTACTTTTGGGATGATTTTCTTGCCTTCTTCGCTATCTTCCTTATTTCTTTCTCCATATCCAAAGCTTGCCATCTTCCAGACTTTTCATCATAATTGGTAAGGTGAGGAAATTTATAATGCAAATTTGGTTTTTGTTCTTTTAAAAAATCAAGGATTTTATCTAAGCCTTTGAGGACTGTTTCATCCCTTCCCTCCAATTTAAAACTATAGGCGGTGTTCTCATCCAGTTGCGCATTGATGCTAAAGGTAGCAGGCTTTTGTTCCGAAGTGCCGGTTGTGAATTTGGTAATAGTTTGACCTCGTACCTTTCGATAAACTCGCAGTGTTATATGTTTAATCGTCTCCCACGTAAGGTTTGTGAGTGTGCCATCAATAATGGCTTTCACAGTTGTATTGCTAAGTACTAAAAAAGTGACTAGTGAAAGATCATCAAGGCTGGCAGTCATTTGGCCTGATTTATCATAACTGCCAAGCCGCAATCCAATTTTACTTAGCTCTTCTTCAAAATTGGAGAGTTCTTCTTCGGTCAGCATGCCTGAAAAATAATCAAGGTGCATTACATCATCGCCTGACTTTATCGACTTACGCTTTTCCTCCTCAAAAGCTAAATATTCTTTCCACGCCTGCGATTCTTCCAATTCTTTAAACGATGTCATAGGTAATTTTCAAAAATACCATTCCTAAATAATTTTTTATAAAAACTTATCCGCTTATGAAATTTTATATTACGCTCGAATTGCGGTGAATTTTCTTGTCTATGCGGTGAATAAGAGGTATATTCACCGCATAGAATGCGGTAATTATGTACATTCATCAACGCAACGACTGGCCATTATTTCGGTGGGATAGTGAGAAAATTGCGCCCCTGCTCGCCTTAGTGCGCCACAAACAGGGGCGGATTCTTGGGCGCATGGAAAGCCTTGGCTTTGGCTTACGATCCGAAGCGGTGTTGCAAACACTTACCCTTGATATTCTTAAATCCAATGAGATTGAAGGGGAGCTTCTAAACCCTGAACAAGTGCGCTCCTCCATCGCCCGCAGGTTGGGGATGGATATTGCGGGGCTGGTGCCTTCTGACAGGCATGTGGAAGGCGTGGTGGAAATGATGCTGGATGCCACCCAGAAATTTAATGCGAAGCTTACCAAGACCCGCCTCTTTCACTGGCACGCTTCCTTGTTCCCGACAGGACGCAGCGGCATGGCTAAAATTACCGTAGGCGGCTGGCGCACGGCGGAGAAGGGTCCGATGCAAGTGGTTTCCGGTCCTATGGGCAGGGAGAAAGTGCATTTTGAGGCACCAGAAGCGGATCTTCTCACCAAGGAAATGGCGGCGTTCATCGCTTGGTTTAACAGCAAGGAGACCACCGACCCCGTACTCAAAGCAGCGATTGCCCATTTCTGGTTTGTGACGATTCACCCGTTTGATGACGGGAACGGACGGATTGCGCGGGCGATTGCGGATTTACAGCTTGCACGCGCCGATGGCAATGCCCAGCGGTTTTACAGTCTTTCGGCACAGATACAAAAAGAACGAAAGAGCTATTACGACATTCTGGAGCAAAGCCAGAAAGGCACGCTCGACATTACCGAATGGCTTGGGTGGTTTTTACATTGCCTCGGCAGGGCACTGGATGCCACGGAAGAAACCCTCGCCGCCGTGATGCAAAAGGCGCGGTTCTGGGAAGCGCATGCGGCAACCCCCATCAATGAGCGGCAACGGCTAATGCTGAACAGGCTGCTAAACGGGTTTACAGGCAAACTCACCACTTCCAAATGGGCGAAGATTGCCAAATGCTCGACCGACACGGCATTGCGGGATATTACCGACCTAATGGAAAAGGGTGTTTTAGAAAAAGAGGAAGGCGGCGGCAGGAGTACGGGGTATCGGCTGGTTCAGCACGGCGATTAAGCTACTGCCGCGTTCAAACGCAACAGCCCGTGAGGGACAAACGAAATGCCTATACCCATTACCCGCCACACGTTCGGCAATTTATCGAACGATAAAATACCCATACAGATGTTACAGAAACTCTACCGCCATTCGTCCATTGCCACCACTATTGGTTATCAGGCCAATTTCATGCACAAGGATGCGGACGATGCGCTCGATGCGGTGATAGGGTAGAAGAAATACTGTCATAAAACTGTCACGAAATAATGTTATAAGAAAACAAGAACCTAGAGTTACAATTCGGATAGCAGAATTTTTATGGAGACGGCAATGTCGGTTACTATTGAAAAAGATCCAACAAAATCAATCGCATGGATTGCATTAAATAAAAAATCAAAAGCTGAATTGATCGAACATGGTAATGCATTTTTTAATGCAAAGGATAATTATGCTCGTTCAGTTGCGCACCAAAAATTAAATCAGAAAATTCACGAAATACTAGGTTGCGAATCGGCAAGCCCACATTTGATAAGACATTTAGAAGAAACGTTGGGTTACAACATTTCCCCAGGCAGAGGGGGAATCTATGACCAGATTTATGATTATCTCTATAAATATGAAGTATATAAAGAAGCAACTTTACAAATTTGTCGAGAACCGGGTCAAGTACCTACCTTTTCTCTCTACCAACCTTAATTGTTACCTTGACTGCTCCTTTCCATACTTCATCAAATTTTGCCATGAAAAAGGCAAACAACTGTTTTCCTAAATCAGTGTCATTTGGAATATAAAGCTGTCTGGCATCAGAAGTTTTCATTCCTTCTGGATAAAAGCTAACATAAGCTTTTCCATCAACTGCGTATATTGCGAAAGGAGGGGTTTCTGTGTACTCTTTTATTTCTATTTTATCTGCGCATTTTGGATACTTATGAATAATTTGGGAGAGGATGTCGACCAATTTCTCCATGGCTCTCTCGATTCGTTTTTTGTGTTCTTCGCCTAAAAACTCTCCTCGCTGTTCAGCACGAGTTTTAACATAAGGAGATTCTGAATTAATTAAAAGAATTTTCAATCTGAATTTTTCATTATGAGCCAATACGTGTATCAGACTTGACCTAAAAGCATTGTGATTCACCTCTTTTTCATCCAATAGCAGTGTCTCTAAAAAAGTATCAAAAATAATAAGTTGTCGGTTTGCATCTTTTAAGTCTTTAATAAATTTCTTTACAGGCAACCCTATTGGGTCTTCTATACCGCTTTTTAAGTTTCTGATACTGTGTTCAACAATGACGAAAGTAACAGAGACTCCAATAAACTCTAAAAAAACGTGATAATAATGCTCCGTATGAGTATCTTTATAAGCCCAGTAAGCTATACCAGCTATTGCTAATAATATACACAATCTTGGCCATTCTTTAATCAGTGTGTGAAGAGTTTCAAGAATTAATTGCCCAAAACTATTATCTCCTTTTGTTAAAAATCTCCATAATAGCCGTAATAATCTCTTTAGCTGATAAATTAACTTCATATGACAGTAATAGGTACTAATCGACTTGTTTGTTCCTGTGATGCAATTCCTTCGTATAAAGAAACCCACATATTGCTTTGCGCAACGAGAATATCCCGAATTGATGTAAGGGCAATATTCATATCTTGTGAAGTCTTAATTTGTTTTATAACCGAGTTTTTTGCGTCTTCAGCATGTCTTTCCTCTAATCCGTCAATATGACACCTGAAATACTCCTCTACTTCATCATATTCCTGTAACGAATATAAAAATTTATAAGGTCGAAACCAAGCACTAAGAAATGATTTTAGCATATCTGTAGCAACCTCTTCCTGTGCATAATTCGTAGCTAATACCACTAAATAATTGTCGCTTGCGTATAACTCTGCTTGTTGTCTGGAAAATTCCTTAGTTTTTTCAAGCACCAATTCCGAACTTAGACTCTCTCGTAAAGAAATTGGAGAAAGTTTAAAGACTCTTTCGGAATGTATATTGTGTGAATGCCTTAAATGGGCAGAATGAGACGTAGTGCCATTTATTAACCCCAACTCTTCCATAAGGTTTTGCCCCGCGGATTTCATAACTGCTTCATCTTCATTTTCTGCCGCTGACTTTACTATTAAACATACACTTGGTATCGTTCTGAATGTGCGATAAAAATAATTATCACGGTATATTTGAAATTGATTTTGAGTAAATCCGATTTGTGACCGTTGATTCAAATAGTCAAATAGAGGCAAGCTCTGCTTTTTATATTCCTTCAATACTTCTTCAACAGAAGTATTGAATTCTTGAGTGACAGTCATAACTTTTCTTTTTGTAAAATTACAAAGCCCCCATTAAAAAATCTTAGAAAAATTAAAATTTCCATGTATCTGAATTCTTATAACCGATTGCAACCGCGTTTTGCATCATGCATACAACTCGTCGCGCAGCTTTGCATTTAGCTGGATAAGCAACTTGCGGATGGCAGCAGTAAAAACAACCTTTGAGGGTTTTCCGGTTGTATGAGGCGCGGTTATAAATCCCCGTGCAGATGTTACAGAAACTCTACCGCCATTATTCCATCACCACCACTATCGGCTATCAGGCCAATTTCATGCACAAGGATGCAGACGATGCGCTCGATGCGGTGATTGGGTAGGCAATTTTAAAAGGCTCTTACGGCAAATACGTTGGCTTTTATATATTTAAAACTCGCTGAATGCCCATTTCCGTTTCCCTTATATGCCATCGACTTGCTTCCGTTTGCATTCGGGATTTCGGTACTGCTCCAATTTAAACTGGATTGTCCATTGGTAAGCGTTTTATTCATGAGTATCACTTCCCCTATGGAAGGCAGCCACCAGTCGTTGAAGCCCCCTGCGCTATATTCTGCGCAAAGACTCGCTGCGTAATCTCCTTTACCAAGTTTGTTTATGATAATATTCGTGTTGTTAATGCCTCCACCAAAGCTACTATCCGTCGCTCCGGTTTCTTGAATGTCACTCTGTTTTGTTACATCCCATTTGATACTTTTCGCTATTGCATCGGTTGAGCGCACCATTCCGTGTTCCCCGGTTGGATCAATATAGAAGACAATGCCACCAAAGGCAGCATCACCAATTTTGTAAGTAGGAGGTGGCGGCGGAGGGGGTTCATTGGGTGCTGTAATCCGAATAGATTGCCATTTAGAGTCCACAGGATCGAACCAATAGATGGAGGTTAAATCTAACTTATTTGGCCCCCTATTTCTTTTAGGATCGACATTCTTTGTACAATCATCCGCCTCATTTCCTCCATTTGATTGGAAAACAGCCAAGCTCCCATCTCTTCTCCTTAATGCCATTCCTATATGGTCGGCAGGTTTACTGCCAACAGTTTTATGCCCATCTTTATCTGTCTTTGGCAGTCTTGTCCAATAAACAAGGTCTCCAGCTTCTATCTTCGGATTATTATAAAAAACCTCTACTTTGAATCCCGAGTTAGGCGATAATTTATTGAGCGCATCTTGGAGATAAGACGGTTGAGCTTGAAACTTCGCTTCTTTATATTGTATAGGAAGACCAGCTTCATGGAGAATTAGAAATAAAAATCCTGAACAATCCAAACCGTATACGTGATAATTATTACAGGCTCCCTTGGGATAAACCCTATTTTTATAATCTTTACCACCGTAAGCATAAACAAGCCCACGTTGTTTAGGCCTAAAATCATCTATATATTCAGTAGTAAAGTTATCTTTTTTAACCAAGAATTCTGCTCTATCCAAGATACGCAGTAAAAGGATGTTTTTTATTTCTTTTGGACTTTTTCCATCGAGCGGGTCGTTTTTGAGCGATCCATTAAACCAATCAGGATGATCGCGCTTAGCATCTGCAAGTATAGTGCCGTCTTCCAACATTACATCAGTAGAGTCTGCATCTATGTGCAGAATGCCATCGAGAACCTCAGCTTGTTCAGAACTAAGGCCATTTACAAACTCTGCATTTTCATCTTCGGAACTTATAGGCTTTGAGGAATCTTTTTTACATGATGAAATAAAGACTGATATCAGTAAACTAACTAAAAAAATACCTTTTCTCATATTTGGGAAGGTACAAAATTATAAACATAAAAATGGATCATTTAAATAATATTATACAGAATGGAGTACACTTTTAGACTACTTTTTTTGGGGAGTTAAAAAATCTCTTTCAAACCATTCCGGGTGGTCTCTTTTCGCACCTGAAAGAGTTGTTCCATCCTCCAACATTACATCATCAGGTCCCGTTTCCAAATGTAGTATTTTATCCAACATTTCTGCTTGTTCGGAATCTAACCCATGAGTTTCGCTTGATGGTCTTTGCACATTTAATTGTGTCGATTTGCTTTCGGCAATTGCAGAATTGCACGTTAAAATTCCTGAAAAAATGATGAGTGTGAAATAAGAATTCGCCAAAATAACTCTCCAATGTTCAAGCAAAATAATGCTAACTTATTTACACCTTTTCAGCAAGATTTGAATTTAGAAGTCTTTGTGAAATATCCTCCTTATAACCTTATAAGGGAAGATGTCTGTTCTAATTGCACCTGTGAACTGACTGGATAAAACCTCTTCTCAATTTTATCCAATTACTGCTTTTTGAAGGTACATGTTACGGGCAATATGATGCAACCTAAGACAATTTCTTCCCAAAGTATTTTATGACTTTTGGCAACTGTTCCTCAATGTGTTCGGATATGTAGCTTTTGCTGTATAAGTAATTTAAAGCTATCTCTTTTATCTCTTGAAGAGATATATTGTTCTCTGCTGCATATTGACGCAGTTCCTTGGCTCTCTTCTCGTCCATCGGATGACCGGCAAAGATGCCATCTGCTGAACCAAAACATCCACCCATTCTTTCTCTTAGGAAGATTAACGCATCGTGCCGATTGATTTTCTCTTGGTCTGTCATAACTTTTGCTGATTGATAAAGTAGCAAGATATTAAAAAAACCGTTTAGTAAGGCATCGGTGAATCAATCCAAAAATTCTTTCCCAAGCAGACGCTCGGATAGTGAATTAGACACTGCGGGAAAGTAAAAAAAAGATAAACCCTTACCGCTAAAATCATTAATCAAGAGATAAGGGTTTGCCGCTGTGGCGGCGCGAAAAACGGCCTTGTTCAGGCCGCTTTTCTTGCGGGTTTTACCTTGTTTTAAGGGCGCAAAAGAACGTTTGGGCGGTTAATAGGCCAACGGTGCCAAACGGGTTTTGGGTGGCTCTGCGGGCGTTATTGGCGGTTGTTCGGGTTGCGGGTTGGTTTCGTTGCCCTCTTCTTCTTCGTTCTCCGCAGGGTCAAGCTGGGCGTTGCTGAACAAATAGGCGATGGGGAAATATTTTATCATTTCCTCCAAATCATCGGGGGCGGTGGTTTGCTCGGCTGGCTTATTTATCTGCCTCGGCTTTGCCCACAGCAAAAAGGCTTTCTCACCTTTTTTTACCTGCCTGCCCTCTTTCTTCCACTGGCGATAGCTTTTGAACTCGCGGTGGGTGTCGGACTTGTACAGCGTTTCCACTATCGCGTCGTTGATGGTGTAAAACGTACCGTCCTCTACAAGGTCTTTGACTCCGAGGCTTAACAGTTTGAGCCGCTCGCGCGCTTCGTCTATCGGGCGTTTTTTGGGTTCGGTTGTTTCGGTTGTCATGGTTATTGGGTTAAACTGGTGAATTAAAAAAGCCGTTGCTTGCCCCCAACGGCTAAGGGGTTGGGGTGGCTCATGCGGTTGCGCCGTAGGTTAAAATTTCGGCGTTGCATTCGTCGATTTTGCCCTGCAATACGCTCACGAGGTGGGCGTGCATCTCTTTTACCAGACGCGGGTTGGTCATGCTGTAACTGTTGCCCTCGCTGTCGAAAAGCTCAATGCGGATGCCGTGCTTGTTGCCTGTTTCAAACTTGGTCAATTCTTCGTCTTCGATGGTTAGCTCGTTCACGGCTTCCAAATGATGCTCGAACCTGCGGCGGATATTTACCAGCCGTTCCAGTCCTAAAAAGAATTGCAGTTGCTCGTCTAAGGTTTTGGGCTTGGGCGGTTCGGGTGTAGTGGTGGTTTCTGCCGTTACTGGCGGCGTTGGTTCGCTGCCTGTGGGTTTTTCATCGCCTTTGGGTTCGATTGTGCCGGGGGTGTTTGTTTTGCCGTTTACAGGCTGGGTGTTGGGTTTGTTGGTTGTGGCGGGTGTTACTTCCTTCGCACCGTTGCCGTTTTTGTTTGGGGTTGCCATTGGTTCAATGATTTTTTGGGTTTTTCGTTTTCAGTTGCGGGAATGGGTTCTCCCCCAACAAAAAACATTTCCCCCGAAAGGGAATAAGCAACTCCCCAAGGTGCGGCTGCTGAATTGGCAAGGCTGTAGGTCATATTTTTTCGGAGGTACGACGAAAAAATGTGAATACACCGAAGGCCCCGGCCTTGACAAAGGGGCTGGTTGAAATTTGCTTATGACCATTTCGGGGGTAAAAGAGAAAAAAGTGAAAGGGCCGCTGGAAAAGAAAAACCAACAAACAGGTTGTTTACGCCGCTTTTTGCGCGAAGGGTTAGAGCAACCCTTCATCGGCCAGTGAGACATAGGTTTCGTGGGTGATGATGATATGGTCGGCCAGCTCCACATCGAACAGCGCGGCGGCTTTTTTGACCTTTTGGGTGAGGGTAATATCGTCAGGCGATGGTTTGGTGCTGCCGGACGGGTGATTGTGGCTGAGAATAATGTGTGTGGCATTACTCAGCAGGGCAAGCTGGAGGATTTCTTTGACGTTGACCGTGACCGAACTGGTGGTGCCAACACCAATCAACGCGTAGCCGATGCAACGGAGGGAGTTATTGAGCAGCACGAGGTAAAAGAACTCCTTGTGGGCGATTTTGTTTGGGTCGTAGAGGTTGCGGATAGATTCATGACAGGCTTGCGAGCTGTTGAGACGGTCGGCGAAATGCAAACGTGGAAAGCTGTAGTGAATTTCAACAAGGGGCACGGTGGCGACTGCGGTTTGCAGTGCATCTGGTGTGCGGAGCGGATATGCGTTTTTCTGTACCATGCGATCCCCACCGCTGGGCGACAGCCGCAACCAAAGGCAAGGAGGTTTAGCGCAGCGCCCCTTGCCGTGTTGGCGCAAGCCCTGCATCTTTGCATGGGGACAGGAAAACGCTGTGAGGCGGGCAATTCATGCTTGGTATAAAAAAGAATAAAATCCTTTGTTGTATTTTGGACATTTTGTAACTTAGAAGGACACTTTAAAAAACTACTATTATGAGTTTACGCGCTGGTTTAGACGACATGAACGAGAAAATTGAGAAAATCCGCAGGGAACAAGGGGATGAGGCTGCCAAAGAAGCAGAAAAGGAATATTTAAATATTGCAGGTGGAATGTTAGGTGGAGCGGCTTTGGGCACGGCGATATTTCCGGGTGTAGGCACTGTTATAGGTGCGATTCTTGGCGGGGCTTTTGGCTCTAAATCGAAAGATTAACCTGCACTTGTAATAAAACTGTAACACGGTTTTAGTATGCTGGCCTGATGGTGGACACACTATCAGGGCTGGTTGATGTTTGGGGTGATGATAAGGAGTTAATCGCTCGGGTGCAAAAAGCTGTTGAATGGATTGCTTCTACCCCTGAAGGGCTTGTAGCTTTACATGAAGCATACGACTTACATGGAAAGCCGCTTACGATTTTTGTGTCATCTAAGGCATCAGCAATTGGATATGGGCTTCATGACAAAAACATTATTCTGGCCAATCCCCTGATTAGCGATAACACCTTTTTCAAGGGTCAACATGGCGAGAAAATTGATTGCTCTCTGGAAAGATTCCTTGCGCATGAGCTAAAACACGCTACTCAGCCGCATATGCTTGGTCATGACGCTTTAAAAAAGCGCTTACCGGAAATTATCCATTCTTACCTCACCCAATCCATCCCATTCTATCAGTATATGCACCGAATTAAAGCATCTGTTAGCGATGAGGCTAAATTGAAGGAAATTTTTGGAGAGATGTTCGATGCACATATTGGCTCAAATATAGGAACCCTAACATCTCATATTGAACGAGAAGGCTCAAAGGATGAGGTTATTCAAAATTATGTGAGGGAGTTTGAAGTTCCTGCAATAGAATTTGAGAATCTTATCATGAAGTATAACAATGAGCCAGAACGAAGCACAGACTATCTTAACTCTGGAATCTATGAACAACTGCTGAACAACGAAGCCGTTAATATCCTTAATAGGGATGTTTTTATTGAAGGTGCCATATCCTCATTGTTCGCTTCAATAAAGCAAAACTCAGCATCAAAGGACAACTTTAATAGCAAATAGTTTAACGTTTTCTCACCCTACTCTACAAATACGATCGGCATGGCTTTGCTATAAAAAAAGCAACCCCGTGAGAGGTTGCTTTTAGAAGTGAAAGAAACGGCGTTATGACCGCTTCCTGATTTCCGACAGGCGGCATGGTGTGAAAAAGCGGTCGCGCTCGATGCGGAGGCCGAAGGGCGGCACGGTGATACTCTCCAACTCGGTGATGGAGAAGTAGCCGAGTTCATCGAAGCCGAAGTCGGTTACATAGCCGAAGCAGGTGTTGTCGTCGGGATAGTAGGCAATGGCGTACCATGTGCCAACGCCGCTCGGGTTGAAAAACTTGGCGACGATCATGGGGTCGCTGGTGTTGCGTTGGTCGCCGATGCGGGCGAACTGTTTGCGAAGTTGCTGGGTGATAAGCGTGATTTTGGGTGTTTTCATACGATTCTCCTGTGCGTTTACGTTGACAGGCGAGCGAACACCGCGCGTATCAAGGGGTTTCGGCAAGGAGGAATCTGCAAGAGCATTCCTTGCGGAAACCCCTGCGTGCGGTAGCTTTGCCTGACACACGGCAATTCAGCGGCAGGAAATCGGTGACACACCGCACGCCTAACAAAGCAGAAAAGGAGAATGCGGCACTATTGTGTGCTATTTTTTGTGTCGGCTTGGAACGCAACCCATGAGTGCATATCTAGCGCACTAATAACAACTTATGGGGGAGTAGCACACCGTATGAAGGCATTGAAAACAAACCGTACCGTCACTTGGCCAACCGAACACATCATCGAAATAGAACGACGGCAGCTTTTACGCATCGTCGAACTTATTTGCACCGATAGCGACTGCCGTTTCCCACAACTGACGCTTCGGGTATTGCTGCACATGATGGCAATGGTAGATGCGCAAAACCGCGTGTTTGTGAGCGCTAAGCAACTGGCGCACACGATGGGTGTTCACTACAATACCGTTACAAAATGCTTGAAGTATTTACGACGGATTGGGGTGGTTCAGCTTGAGCAAAAGAATTGATGTAATTAACTTTTTGAAGTCTAGTTACGTTTAGGTTGTTATATTACAAGCTCGTTCAACTGATGGTATTTTTTATGGTAACTTCAAAAATGAAAAACCGAATAACAAATATTATCAACTTGTTGCATCTTAATTGTGAATCCTGGCGCCCCAGCCAAAACCTCTTCTAAAGAGGTCTCGGAAAGTCTAAAAAAGCCAGCTAAACTGCGGTTTACAAAAAAATCAAAGTCTGATAGGTTCTCTAAGGGTTTTCAGAAATCTACCATCAAATGGGGTAAAAATGATGGTAACTGAAATACACCGATAGGGAGTTACCATCATGCGTCTTACTGATGTTGCAATTCGCAAGGCAAAGCCTCGCGCCTCCGCTTACAAATTGACCGATGGAAAGGGTTTGTTTCTTTGGGTGCAGCCGAGCGGAAGTAAATGGTGGCGGTATGCGTACCGCTATAACGGCAAACCCAAAATGCTGGCTCTGGGCACCTATCCCGAATACTCGCTTGCGGAAGTGCGGGAGGCGCATGCAAAAGCCCGAAAGGTGCTGGCAAGTGGTATCGACCCCTGCGAAGCCAAAAAAGAACATAAACGCCAGATTCTGCTGAATGCTGAAAATAGTTTTGAGAAAGTCGCGCGCGAATGGCATCAAGTGAAAAGCGCAACGTTAGACCAACGTTATGCAGGATTTGTTCTGCGGCGTTTGGAAGCGGATATTTTTCCTAAGCTCGGCACCCGTCCAATTCGCAATATCACTGCCCCGGAACTTTTAGGTGTAATCCGGTTTGTTGAAGCGCGGGGGGCGTTGGAAGTTGCCCATAGACTCCTGAAGTCCT
The window above is part of the bacterium genome. Proteins encoded here:
- a CDS encoding Fic family protein — encoded protein: MYIHQRNDWPLFRWDSEKIAPLLALVRHKQGRILGRMESLGFGLRSEAVLQTLTLDILKSNEIEGELLNPEQVRSSIARRLGMDIAGLVPSDRHVEGVVEMMLDATQKFNAKLTKTRLFHWHASLFPTGRSGMAKITVGGWRTAEKGPMQVVSGPMGREKVHFEAPEADLLTKEMAAFIAWFNSKETTDPVLKAAIAHFWFVTIHPFDDGNGRIARAIADLQLARADGNAQRFYSLSAQIQKERKSYYDILEQSQKGTLDITEWLGWFLHCLGRALDATEETLAAVMQKARFWEAHAATPINERQRLMLNRLLNGFTGKLTTSKWAKIAKCSTDTALRDITDLMEKGVLEKEEGGGRSTGYRLVQHGD
- a CDS encoding ArdC family protein, which translates into the protein MTTETTEPKKRPIDEARERLKLLSLGVKDLVEDGTFYTINDAIVETLYKSDTHREFKSYRQWKKEGRQVKKGEKAFLLWAKPRQINKPAEQTTAPDDLEEMIKYFPIAYLFSNAQLDPAENEEEEGNETNPQPEQPPITPAEPPKTRLAPLAY
- a CDS encoding JAB domain-containing protein, translating into MQGLRQHGKGRCAKPPCLWLRLSPSGGDRMVQKNAYPLRTPDALQTAVATVPLVEIHYSFPRLHFADRLNSSQACHESIRNLYDPNKIAHKEFFYLVLLNNSLRCIGYALIGVGTTSSVTVNVKEILQLALLSNATHIILSHNHPSGSTKPSPDDITLTQKVKKAAALFDVELADHIIITHETYVSLADEGLL
- a CDS encoding DUF2958 domain-containing protein codes for the protein MKTPKITLITQQLRKQFARIGDQRNTSDPMIVAKFFNPSGVGTWYAIAYYPDDNTCFGYVTDFGFDELGYFSITELESITVPPFGLRIERDRFFTPCRLSEIRKRS